A single region of the Chrysoperla carnea chromosome 5, inChrCarn1.1, whole genome shotgun sequence genome encodes:
- the LOC123300983 gene encoding uncharacterized protein LOC123300983, translating to MNFIQNNGMDVKSLKEKILAWDMITQEFNNTASENGIRSVVEIKYLFDSLKKAARKVLRRKKAKDWIASSPIPESAVLNKGSCCSLRKSWANLISTFERTSAEKNLRIEKEPSTKIFDIPDSLNNQKAIALCENCEADSKSSTKLDTPNLSFSKSQRKNIDTNNTTMVELEILQLRKDIARFQRDKAFFETQRAILELKEKKMDLRIKEIMLNGKV from the exons atgaattttattcaaaataatggaATGGACGTCAAATCGTTGAAGGAAAAAATATTAGCTTGGGATATGATAACACAAGAATTTAATAATACGGCTTCTGAAAATGGTATTCGATCTGTggtggaaataaaatatttgtttgattctttGAAAAAAGCTGCACGAAAAGTACTAAGAAGAAAGAAAGCTAAAGATtgg ATTGCTAGTTCTCCAATTCCAGAAAGTGCAGTTTTAAATAAGGGTTCTTGCTGTAGTTTACGTAAAAGTTGGGCTAATTTAATAAGTACATTCGAAAGGACAAGTGCAGAAAAGAATCTTCGAATAGaaaaag aaccaTCTACAAAGATTTTCGATATACCAGATTCGCTAAATAATCAGAAG GCAATAGCTTTATGTGAAAATTGCGAAGCGGATTCAAAAAGTTCAACAAAACTGGATACGCCAAatctttcattttcaaaatcgcaacgaaaaaatattgatacaaatAATACAACAATGGTTGAGTTGGAAATTTTGCAGCTGCGTAAGGATATTGCTCGTTTTCAACGTgataaagcattttttgaaacacAACGAGCCATTCTAGAATTGAAGGAGAAAAAAATGGATTTACGAATTAAAGAAATCATGTTAAATGGAAAAGTATAA